From the genome of Colias croceus chromosome 12, ilColCroc2.1:
TATGGCGCGATACTTATTAGGCAGTTACTATCGTTATACATCGTTTTAAGATCGGAATAGATACAAAActtttgctttttatttaagcaaacattttaaagatttgtaAGTAACTtacagtttaagatatgataattaaatttagtttttaatacattGGCAAATAACTAATGAGAGCCATAATATAAGATCATAAATAGTAATTAGCACcattgtttcaaaaattttcgACAGCCAATTAAGCTGATAAAATCGACAACGAAACAATAGCCCTTTATATCAATCAAAAAACTCGTCACATTTCAATCAAGTCGCGTCATTGCGTTCCGGCATATCTTGCCTTTTCGATCTGCGGTTCTCCATGACTTGCCTAGTAAGGGTAAATAAGCGGTTCTCGGTAAAACAGCCCTTATTTAGTGTATAATAGTTGAGTCAGCGGCGTCTCGCGATACATAACTATAAGGACCGTGTGGCAATGGTAGTGCTATGACTCACTTCAAGAATATGTCCAACAGGTGTAGGCTCTGATCATGTAAATTAGCTCGACTGTCATTGCAGCGCAAATGTGTAACGCTTCCTTATTGTAGACTTAAAAGAATAACATCTAACAATAGTTTTTGTagcattattaaataatgccACGAtcaaagtatataatttaaattgatgcCATTATAAAATAGTCAACGGCTTAAGATAAGTGAACAAAGCGTGCTCGTTAGTTGTGTAGGCGGAGATTCCCCATTGAATCCAATTACGTTTAAAACACAAGATTACATGTTTTTATGATACGACCAGATAACAATAAACGCACGTGGGATGCGCTCATAttattacgaaatatttttttgttaactcttgttttttttcattccagAGGACAATTCTCGAGCACGCTTGGTCGATTCAGTCATTCCGCGAGTCGATTGAATCCGAACAGCGAAACTGAGGAAGATTATTCCCGCTCAGCACAGACCCTGCCGAGGAAACTCCACGACCGCAAGGAGAAAACCACCGAAAAGCCGAGCTCGAATAAATATTGGCAACGGCTGACCTCAAACAAACGATCCACAAGTGCCattaatatatcaaataaCGGAGCACCAGAAGGAAAGGTCAATGGTTACCCGCCAGGTCCCGCGAAACCGGCGCGGACCTACAAAGGCTTGAACAGAAGCAAGAGTTTTGCTATGGGAGTGCCCGAACAAGAGACACATCCTAGATACGTCACAGGAATGAACAGAAACTACTCCACGATGTACAAGTCGAACCCTCACCTTAGCCGGCTCGATGAAACCCCTGAACAATTGAAGAGTCCAGGAATCGTCTCAATAATAAACAGAAGCCAACGCGATCTTGCTGATGCTGTATCAAGAGAAACGGAACGAAGACGCGATGGGTTGTTTGGCGCGCGTTACGGAAAAACGACGCCTCTAAGCAACGGCCATACAAACGGATTCAGCAAGTCGTATGATGAAACCGATAAGAAGAAGATATTTTTGAAAGGGCTGAAAGATCGTGCCCCAGAATTATACCAAACACTGCACGATGATGAATCAGATGGAAGTAGATTATCCTCACGCTATGGAACACCATCACCGCATTACAAAGACCGGATATCTGAGGAACGCAAAGTACCAGTGTACAGGACAGACTCTTCTAACAGGGACAGCAGTCCATTCGTTTCACGTTTGGATACGAGGATAAAAACGCCAGCAAATAGAAGAGAGAGTAACAGCAGTGATAATTATTCCGAAACGTACAGATACCAAACGAGGTCCGGTGATCCGGAGAGACCAAGTGTAACAGACACAGTTGAGACTATAAGCAAAAAAATTGTCCCATCCAGAGACGGCCGGTCAAAAGAAATAATTGAGTCTAGAGAAGTCAACTCCGTTACTAAAAGCAGAGGATACAAAGCGGAACCGATCACAACGATTAAGTATTATGAAAATGACCGACCTCTTAAATATGAATCTCGAAATGGTGCTGCTCCTCTATATACTGAGCGGAGAAGAAGTAATTATAAAGTGTCGGAGAAAGTAAGAGATTATTAGGACTTACGTGACGTAAATACTTTTGCCATAATAAtaacgtaatattttattgaatgttaAAGGACTGTTAGACACATCAAATGTGcctttattattacattgtttaatgtaacataaGTTGCTTATGTAAAAAGTCATATAGTTGTACTAATAAGTTAATGATTAATAATAAGGAAACAGATTCCGTCCATTTGAACTttgtaacaatttaaataaagatttactCATCAATTGTGAATAACTAGATTTTATAAACTAATTGATAACATTTGATACGATTATTATGAACTAAGAAtgtaatcttaaaaaaataaataatgtgttaatttacactaatatttgtttcatttatacTTTACCCACTGAATATAAGAGTAGTAGTCAGAGCATTTAGgtattagttaaaaattattatttgaaagttGCTATTAGAAGAACTAGAAAATTAGATAGCTTAAACGATTTTTGCGAATAAAGTCCcagttcatatttttattgtagagTACTCCTAAGGAGTACCTACTCTACTCTAATCTTTAAAAGTTTTGAATTGAAAAAGTAATCCCGCACATTATAAACctattatagatttatttgCTCAGGTGTGTACCGTCTGAAGTTTTACAAATAGTAACATTTAATTCATTCGTAATCAAACTTTTTAGTGTATGacttatatttatgtaatgattcatgttttatttatattcgtacTACTAATGTTATTGCCATAGAAGTGTTAGGATATGGTAATGTTCGAAATTCATTTATGCAAATGACTATCTGTAAccgattattttaattaattactctacataatatagaaaatcCCTCAATCGAGATCGAAGGGTTAACTAAGacatacgtagtatatatattattagagTAAATGCAGCCAGTAAGTCATTCAAAAATCCGTAGTGCCTACCTATTACTACGTACTGGTGTAGTATAACTATAGTATTAGGTATCTACTACTAATTAGGAGTTATTCTAATGAGAATTAACCTCCTGAGACCCaggatttttttctctttcttttgtaataaaaattagctgtatctgttctaatgcaattatagatattcaaaaaaatggtaaaaaaaatctttcgtggAAAACTTGGATTTTCTTTATGTCATGTATATATTACAGGGGGTCCCAGTTCCAAGTGTaataagtttatgaaaatgaagaaaaactacatgtttttttagttattatatatttttaaacttgaatctaaatagttattattctaTCCATTGTTCTGTGTCTATTTTTTGTACCTTGGTTCatagataggtatttttaagggTGAGAAACGACCAGTTCATGTATTTTGCACCGGCGTGGTggtgtatttatattgtcacGTCCACCCCTAGGTCTTATTTCTAATCCATCCTCTCGGTCAGCCTCCCCATAAGCTTGGTCCACGTCATGTGCGTCCCCGAGATGGTCTGCCAACAACTGAAGATGACATACATAGTGACGATTCTGTTCTGAAATGACTCATACTCATTGGACGAATGGAAGAAGAATCATGTTCTGGTATTTGGGCGGCTTCATCGGTATCATTTGGGGTATTACCTtcatctcaaacatttatttattcaattagacttcttctaaaagcaattttgaatcgtcacaacagtattaacatttaccaccgattcggaaagcagtatctatggagaagaaccggcaagaaactccataggtcCATCATATAGGTCAATATTTGACTCATCCAGGTGTTGGTAGATCTCAGTATCTTATAATCCttggaaattataataaaatctgtaaCATAAACTAAAGAATGTCATGTAGGTAATACATGGGGCTCTAGTAACCAATACCAATTTGGCAAGAATTGAGACCAAATGTCTTACCAGTAtgacataaaagaaaacattaatatttttcacaagttttagatttatcttacaaaataactattgcagttgcagaaataatatctattatcattAGATATACAAAGATATACTGCAATATACGAATGGTTCCACTAGAAATATAAGATTACTGACCACGTGTTTGCCGTCGCACAGCCACCGTCAACTTCGAAATGAGAATACTTCAAATCACTGTCacttataaaaccaaaaaccgTTTAGTATAGTGGATGACATACCACTACATCGATTTGAGGTATTATTCGCGCATATACGCAAAAGATggcgttgaaatattttttattgtttatgtaatatatatatgaccgCAGGCCCCAGGAGGTTAAGAGGAGTGGATGAATTGAAAAACATTTACaacattttgttatttatggcATGTgtgactttaattaaaaagccTAAATAGGAGATGTTCTTGATGAGATTTCGTTTAGaatccatactatattataaatgcgaaagtaacactgtctgtctgtctgttactcaatcacgcctaaactacagaaccaatttgcatgaaatttggtatggagatattttgatacccgagaaaggacataggctaccttttattgcgaaatatgtaccacgggcgaagccggggcggaccactagttatatagtataatatgtatgatagtgacatctattataaattttttaaattacttattcactttattttaaaacaactgTAAAACTTGCGCATTTTATCATGTAGATAGTTCGAGAATTGTTTTATAGATGGCacttatataaaacttatcaGGGCGGTTAAGGCTATAAAGGCATTTTTCATATCATTCTTTCAAATGAGTATATAAAGTATCCGATAATAGCATCGCAAATGgcgaaatattataattaaaataaaaaaaattagtgcATAAAAGCTTTTGGAACGGATGCTCTACATAAAGTTACTGAAAATATGAACTTAtaacctttattattttatgaggcATATTGTTTCGTTTTATATACAGTCAGTTAGCTTAGGCAAACACAAAGTGAActctttatttatgaaaactttTACAAGAGCTttcgaataataataatacgtatTTTTAAACTGACTTTGGGTCAGAAGGTCCCTTTTATCTGACTTTTTGCCGCGGAAGAGTCTAATGTacttcaataaatttaaaaaatgttcttcaaaaatacatgtttttaaCTTCAACTTGACTCCCGCGCAGAcacgtaaaaatataattatatactatgaTAATACATaacttagataataaattacaaatggatATTCATCATTCACAAGAATTacctaaataaacaaataaaataatcttcaACAAACACAtaagattttgttttaatttagaaaaattaaatatttttgttagtgTCGTAATGAGGATTAATAAGAAGATATTAGTAGACTTtgtaaactaataaatattacaaaatattgattgttaattgttatgtacATGATTTCATTTCATATCAGTAATATTCTTCTTCACATACAAGTATTATGTGCTATTACACTTATGTTTGGCTTTtgacatataatttttatacatatctGGGTGTTCATGTTCAATCTATTTtatgcataaaaaatatagagttaGACAATTTAGGAAGAAAACTTTGAACCCTCCAGCGCAATTTGCTACTAAGTcatatataaacataaaaagatATATCGAATACCTAGTAAATAACTAGTCAGCCTTCTACCCTTAGTAGGCAGGTTCGCTTTTCAGGCAGGTCTCAAAGATTGAGACCATGACCTTTGTTCCAATCTAGTCTTTCCTGTCATATTTTTactaaagaatataaaattatataataataaacaagttATTACCGTAAATACAAAGTTTatgaatgttaattaaaagttataaatagcGTATATATACGAAGGCACTGGTGTCATTCaatgtgttaaaaattatgcctTATTTACTGGGAATTAAGTGGATATTAGATTGAAAATTATGACGTTTAAATATCTAGGTAAGAAGATTCTTGAACGGATGCATACTATGTAGTGTAGTGTCAGACTCGGTTTTGTGTTGTGTTTTGATTAGATTAAAATATGgtgagtaaataaaatattaattattgaattaaatgtattatcaaaaatttaacTCTTTATTGTCAGCAATTCATTTTTTCTTGTAATTAagtaatttcttttttgtatcttttctcatcataatataataggtattccTTATACGTTTCCAgctacataattaattaatttgcaaaAATTTGCGCTATATAAACTAACATTAcggtattattaaattaaagataaaGGTATCTCAAACTGATATTATTTAAGGATCAAGGATCTAACCACCTTGAAAACCTGTCCTTGTAAAAACTTCTACCACaattacgtcaaaaaattaggtacatgtaataaaaatgtaccatATAAAATTGCAAGTAAGTAAACATCAATTTGATTTTCAGATGACGCTCTATTTAATAATTCTACTAAAATTCATGGTATTATGTGACGCTGCAAACATACTGTATTCTGTGCCTTTTACGTCCAAATCCCATGATATATTTTTCCGTCCGATCGGCGTAGAGTTGGCCCGAAGAGGTCACAATGTGACAGTCCTTACTGCATTCGAGATTCCTGATCCTCCAGCGAATTACCACCAAATCGTCATTGAGAAGAAGGAGCTATGGGATTTGCTAGGTgagaaaacataattatttcttgtcagtatttaaataaataaataaatcgtttatttgcAAAGTAAACATGGTATATGAAGGTGTTACAGTAATACAGAATGTTTTGTCGGTCAACATGAAAATTACAGTCAATTCTATTTTGCTATAATCAAAGAATGTAATTCATTTGTCTGTTAAGTTCGTAATTCTTTagataatttcttatttattctaGAATtaattcttgttttatttttccatgtaaacataaaatcttttatatgaataataattaattagtcaCTTTATGTAACTATAcaagattaaatatttttattactgtaattattattatgtatattgtgtttACGAGTTTgctaattttacatttatctCATGAGGGTTAACTGGTTATCAAAGTACGTACATGTATGAAAAGACacagaaaaaaaagtttttttagaAGTAAGTAATTTTTCTTCCAATTCGATTCGAATGTTAAATGCAATTTTGTAGCATCGCATGGCTCTATCGTTTATTATCTAATCTTAGAATAATGTAAAACagtgaataattaaattaattttataattaatagaggACAAATGAATATGCTATGTCATATGTGATAAGTGTAAAAGGCGATGACGTTATCCGTATGTAATGATTCCAATCTaagttcattttattattaatttttcaggAACCGAAAGGCCCAATGTATTCACCACGATTGAAATGAGAGCCACAGATTTCATGGACAAAATTCTATATGACGGAGGCGTAGCTTTCACGGACTACCTTCTAAGTACTCCTGAGATTCAGGATTTCTTGgctaaagataataaattcgatcTAATCGTCAGCGAAACTTTTCTGGTAGAAGCTTTGTACATGTTAGCACATAAGTACAATGCACCTCTTGTTCTGGTCACAGCGTTTGGGAATTGTATGAGGCATAATGCCATAGTAGGAAATCCTCTACAGTTAGCAACAATTTTATACGAATTCGTTCCTATAGAGGACCCAACTAGTTTCTTGGGTAGACTGAAGAATTTATACATCTCTGTTTATGATTACGTAAGCTGGAGATACTTATATTTGCCGAAGCAAGAAACGTTGGTGAAAAAGTATATACCAGATTTGCCTGAACCAGTTCCAAGTTTGTATGATCTGCAGAAAAACGCATCTCTATTGCTAATTAATAGCCATTTTAGCGTTGACACTCCTATGGCTTATTTACCGAATATCATTGAAATTGGCGGGATTCATGCTAATTGGTACAATGAAACTCTACCTAAggtaatttctttattattatgaaaacaatgtttacataggtaatatttggAGAGAggttattaaagtgaaacttttattacatcgtctcaaactttttggtctgtgtagcgcatgtcgcgtgacgcacgatacgtacgataattatcgtacaaatacgataatttttagttagtttttagttaaatgtctatagtgtgaaaaaaagtttcacttttaccgtggtttcataaaaccacacaacatttttttttagtactCGTGTTTATATACCTTTCTAAGACATTCCTaatattgtatgaattttattttatttattgtaaacaagTATCATTGCATCGTAGTTATAACAATGGGATGAGAATCTATTATTATCGGATTATAAAGTTAAATGGCTTACCAAGGTTAGCAAATGCGATGCATAAGAAAATTTcctttaatatacttatttggTACTATTACACCACTATTAAaactcatttttttaattataatactttaataaaaatctctACGTCAAGCCAAATTTTGTGGGCAAtctataatatagatttaCTTAAtaagatagaaaaaaaataaagttaatattatgtgtggGTAAATTTATTAGTTGTAACACATACGGGTAGAGCTGTAGTGCATgcaatagataataattaaaaataactcggAGGTAGGTAATAAAGATCTGAGTTATGACCATACAGTACAAAAGAAAGTAAGTAAGCATGTATCTAGATCAAGACGTAGATAGTTAGTTAGTcggcatataatataatgtacacCTCACcgaataaaaagttaaaacctGAATGACTAAAAAGTCAGAAATATACTATCAAGGCTGCGTTTATGAGTTGCAAGTGACGATGCATTCATTGGTCTAAGACGTACGCAATCTTGTAATacaaagttaatattattcaatttaaacaaAAGTCGTTATCTTTAATATGAAACTCTTTTTGTTTTACAATTATCACTTATTAATGGTACGCAATTCTCTCCGAAATCTCTGtcttatattgttaaaatgttaACCATGTTATACCATAGTAAATTTTACTATggttatatgtaggtacctactacattaAAACCGTTTTTAAACAATTCGACCTTGtagaaataataacattacttAGAAGTTGTCGggtgatttttaaaatgtcgcaatatttatattttctatttcagGATCTCGAGAAAGTTTTGAATGAATCAAAAAATGGAGTAATTTACGTAAATTTCGGTTCAAACGTGAGGAGTTCAGAATTGCCAGAGGACAAGAAGAGGGCGTTCCTCAATGTTTTCAAAAGACTGAAACATACAGTTCTCTGGAAATGGGAGGAAGATAACTTGGCGGATAAGCCACCAAATGTCATCATTAGAAAATGGTTTCCGCAAAGAAAAATCTTGGGTATGGCTTATTTAAATGATTCAATggatttccaaaaaaaaaatggtcttgaaaatgttatgaaaaatgttgtaaaatCGATTGATGTGCTAAAAAGTATACTTAactttttgtgtattttagcaggcatacttacttacttacttagataaaatcgaaataaatttctggaacgcatgcattataatttacaactttattcttattttcaGCACATCCTAACGTAAAATTATTCATCGGTCACGGTGGTCTTATGAGCACGCAAGAGGCGATCTACCACGGAGTGCCAATAGTAGGTATGCCGATATACGCTGACCAATACAACAACTTGCTTCTCATCGAACAAGCCGGCTTCGGTCTTATCCTGAAATATGAAAACATCGACGAAtctgtattatataaaaccatGAATACAATTTTGAGTAACGACGCGTATCTTAGAAAAGCGAAGGAGGTTGCAATACGGTTTAAAGATAGACCAATGAATGGATTGGATACGGCAACTTTCTGGATTGAATACGTTATGCGAAATAATGGTGCTGATTATATGAAAAGCCCAACAGCTAATATGCATTGGATTGTGTATAATATGTTAGATGTTTACGCATTTCtagtatttatttgtattgccTTCGTGTACATAAGTTTGAAAATAGTGAATGCGCTCATAAAAATGGCTTGTGCACTACGAATAGGAGAGGATAagaaaaatgtgtaaaaaaaaaagaaaaatgtgtAAAAGCAAAATGTACATAATCTTTATTCCTTTATGAGATGggaattcataaataaatgttttaaagacatacctagttataataataactaaatagTTAAAGTAAAGAAGTACCTATTAATTCCGAGACATTGAGTCTTTCTGGAAAGatgaaatgaatataattaaaaactataattattatgccttgtatgttaataattaatataggtacttaatgaTAGTAATTACGGACAAAAAGTTCAATACATAGtatctaaaacaaaatccAATATACAAAATTCACTTGTCACGGTGTTTGTAGTAAAACTCTTCCGGAAGGACTTGACCAACTCTCATTAAATTTTGTGCGCATATCGTTTAGGTCGAAGTAGTGATAACAGTATGGCAGAAAAGCGTTTGACGGGCTAGCTAGTTTTTACAATAAgagttttagattataatttttactaaGATAAAGCTGTTAAACGGATAgtggtttaaatattattagaagTGAATGATATAATTGTTGATAAAGCTATTAAACGGATaatggtttatttttattttgaagtgaatgatttgttgttgttattattaattatcatggaaaatgtctttaaattaggttaaaatttaaattaggtaATATGAGGTATAACACATTACTTACTGTTTCACTCTCTGATTTCTTCAGTCGTAAAAGCAAAACTTTCTTTCGTGTTGAACTCAGAACCATCCGCTTTGCATGCTCAATGCTCATACTCTTTATTATAGACGTCAATCtgaaaaaaactgaaaaaataaattgtattatagCCAAAAATGCCAATAGccaaaaaatgtacaaaatactTGTGTATTTTTACACCTTGtggtgaataatataataaacaatttggACTAAAACTCAACCCAGCTAAAAGCAATGTCATCATCATCGGTAGTCCTTATCTAATTTCGGAAATTGACTGGGGTATTTTGCCAAACATCAAAATCGGTGACGTTGTTTTACCTTACAAAACGGTAGTCAGAAACTTAGGTGTGCTACTTGACCAAACTTTGTCCTGGACTCACCACATCCAAGAATTAAGCCGTAGGATCTATGCTGCTTCTGCTTCGCTCCGGCGGCTTCGTAACTTCTTGCCTATTCCTACCAAAATTACGTTAGCGCAATCCCTTCTCCTTCCTATACTTGATTACGCGGATGCATGTTTTCCTGATTTAGCAGTCGAGCATCTTGATAAACTTGAGCGTCTTCAAAATTTCtgtattagatttattttcggCCTTCGAAAATATGACCATGTTTCTTCTTTCAGGAAAAAGCTCAAGTGGCTCCCTATCCGACTTCGCCGGGATCTACACTGTTTGCAACTCCTGTTCCGTATCCTTTTTAATCCCTCCGCTCCCTCCTACCTCAAATCCAATTTTTCCTTCTTGCACAATGAAAGCTATTCACTTCGCTCTGAGGACAGACTTATCTTGCGTGTTCCATGCCGACGCACGAATTTCTATGGCAAGTCATTCGCAGCAATATCCGTGAATTTATGGAATTCTCTGCCATTAAACATTCGGCAAGCCCAGACCGCTTCGGGGTTTAAAAATCTTGTGAGACAACACTTTCTCTCTGCTGTTGATCCGGATCAGTagtattcttttaatattttacatgtaTGTGGTATATATCTTATTAAATATCAGTGTGTTTCCTTcagattatatatatatatatatatatagatatctccatgggcactatgttgatcaaacgtgccatatagttagtaattatttgatccgttttcacttgttgatccggttggtatttgtggatccattgccacaccaccgtccgtatgtggatccgaacggagccacaagtgtcaccatcagtaataataataattacgtgctttttatacaaatccaccttttttgcgttttagctcttgttgatccgattcaaatgagccaatcagagcccaccgagctcagccattggtcgcttgcggccttaaACATTTGAAGtcttaaagacatttattcccgttatagaaacgtatgttgtagttcgccttccataatttgttcggatcttcgggagggcaagatagctagttCGTCTAtaaggatagtggcgatttgatgttgagattataatatttgtatttatgtttttatgtagcgctttgcggatgaacatacacgtattataaaagtataattgttttaaattcattattttagtgtcgtcgtagattttatttgtagaagttaaaaaaggatagttaaagatagttttaatgattttattttgtaaaatttggagtggcgctaatttatttttgtaagcactcccccagacttctattaaatacattattctattaaatacttggtgcggctttactaacgtgttgtagatggtgtggcgtaatttatgaggtatgcaagaagtaatattacgcagagatctaagaagtgctgataatttattttttagatggtcgatgtgataattccatttcagaGAGCTGCCGATTCGCAAATCTAGGttatttctcgtgggttttatgttctaatacaacaccgttaattttaaatggagcgtatggtggaataattttgataagagctttgaatttagatatatgtatttatttttaggagattgcattgaaaccatttatttaatttattttgtgcttgcgctatcatgtcatgtatagagggaacaaaataaaacagacaagtGTCATCTgcataaagtgttaggtgaccatttagctttaaatcttgtaaattattaatataaattaaaaaaagcaatgggcctagaatcgaaccatgtatgccacatgtaattggtaagggaattctatcgtggttatctattttaactatttgtgaaatatttatcgatttttttaaatatgattgtagcatatctagtgctttaccattaatgttaatggatgttaatttctttattaaaagttcgtgagaaacggtatcgaaggccttttgtaggtcaataaacactcccaaaactatattgtttgcgtcaatgttctgttttattttaatagttaggtccatagtcgctgacagagtgttactttttggcttaaatccgtattg
Proteins encoded in this window:
- the LOC123696034 gene encoding UDP-glycosyltransferase UGT5-like; protein product: MMTLYLIILLKFMVLCDAANILYSVPFTSKSHDIFFRPIGVELARRGHNVTVLTAFEIPDPPANYHQIVIEKKELWDLLGTERPNVFTTIEMRATDFMDKILYDGGVAFTDYLLSTPEIQDFLAKDNKFDLIVSETFLVEALYMLAHKYNAPLVLVTAFGNCMRHNAIVGNPLQLATILYEFVPIEDPTSFLGRLKNLYISVYDYVSWRYLYLPKQETLVKKYIPDLPEPVPSLYDLQKNASLLLINSHFSVDTPMAYLPNIIEIGGIHANWYNETLPKDLEKVLNESKNGVIYVNFGSNVRSSELPEDKKRAFLNVFKRLKHTVLWKWEEDNLADKPPNVIIRKWFPQRKILAHPNVKLFIGHGGLMSTQEAIYHGVPIVGMPIYADQYNNLLLIEQAGFGLILKYENIDESVLYKTMNTILSNDAYLRKAKEVAIRFKDRPMNGLDTATFWIEYVMRNNGADYMKSPTANMHWIVYNMLDVYAFLVFICIAFVYISLKIVNALIKMACALRIGEDKKNV